The following are from one region of the Gossypium hirsutum isolate 1008001.06 chromosome D03, Gossypium_hirsutum_v2.1, whole genome shotgun sequence genome:
- the LOC107950928 gene encoding 2-oxoglutarate-dependent dioxygenase 19 — MANRMLGQECFDLKNKAISHLHDFFLNSINSDISAIDLCDEIPTIDYSLLFSENHDERAKSLEHLGKACQEFGFFYLINGVEQSVVEGALKGISDFFELTNQEERSEYLKKNPMDRIRWGLRSHVGENREYLKIVGHPEYHCPSKPASFRGAIGEYFKRMHEVELGLAKAISKILGYEETYIEKEFKLEAGFDVSAMNLYPPSFQSKGSIGVPEHTDPGFFVSLIQDVNGGLQMLTHKGNWVTVNTPRNAIFINLGDHLEILSNGKYKVIYIK; from the exons ATGGCTAACCGTATGCTTGGTCAAGAATGCTTTGATTTGAAAAACAAAGCTATTTCTCATCTTCATGATTTTTTCTTGAATTCTATCAATTCTGATATTTCAGCCATTGATCTTTGTGATGAAATCCCCACAATTGATTACTCTTTGTTGTTTTCCGAGAATCATGATGAACGGGCTAAATCCCTGGAACACCTTGGGAAAGCATGCCAAGAATTTGGTTTCTTTTAT ttGATAAATGGTGTCGAACAAAGTGTGGTAGAAGGAGCACTGAAGGGTATTTCCGATTTCTTTGAACTGACAAATCAGGAGGAAAGGAGCGAGTACTTAAAGAAGAATCCTATGGATAGGATAAGGTGGGGTTTAAGATCCCATGTCGGAGAAAATAGAGAGTATCTAAAGATAGTAGGACATCCTGAATACCATTGCCCTAGCAAACCGGCTAGCTTTAG AGGTGCCATTGGGGAGTACTTCAAACGGATGCATGAGGTTGAACTTGGTTTAGCTAAAGCAATCTCGAAAATCTTGGGATACGAAGAAACCTACATCGAGAAGGAATTCAAGCTAGAAGCAGGCTTTGACGTGTCTGCCATGAATCTATATCCACCGTCTTTCCAATCCAAAGGTTCCATCGGTGTGCCAGAACATACTGACCCTGGCTTTTTTGTTTCGCTTATACAAGATGTCAATGGTGGCCTTCAAATGCTCACTCATAAAGGAAATTGGGTCACAGTTAACACACCTCGAAATGCCATTTTCATCAATCTTGGTGATCATCTTGAg ATACTGTCCAATGGGAAGTACAAAGTCATATACATCAAGTGA